Within the Vanacampus margaritifer isolate UIUO_Vmar chromosome 8, RoL_Vmar_1.0, whole genome shotgun sequence genome, the region CCATCTTCACAAAGTGGTCCTCCGACCTCTGTGCCGCTGCCCTCTGAGTCACTGccttcattattttcattctcACTGAATGATAAGTTACCTAGAAAAAGATAGTCATAATAAAAGATCAGTGAGGCATCAGACCCCAAGGCATCAAGTTTTAGAATTGGCCAGAAGTACAGCTGTAACAGATGCAAGATGGAAAGGATGCCACATCTAGTAGTAGGGGTGAGAacgataattgtttttttttcatgcatcaaTCGTcgtattaaaaagattctgcttCGATTCAGAGTTACCGatactaaaaatagatttttaaagtttacataaaaataaaaagccactgTTGTCTTCTGCATATTGCACTgggagaagttaaacatttgttacAGCAAACGCTGCCATTGGcactttttgaaatgtgtgttgacacacTATTGTAAACCAGGTTGCCTTGCCACTTTAATAAAAGTCAGTATGAAATATAAATCTTTGCTCTTCCTTGAGTtctgcaattgttttaaaaatacaaatgtactaaTGATGCATCGGAAGTGAATCAAATCTTGAGGTACCCATATTTTCCCACTCCTACTAAACATGATCATCTGACATTCTGAACACTCaccttcaatttcaatttcagcatAGTTTTTCGGTGTTGCTTCCTCCATCAAGTTACTAACAGCACTGTCAGCAGTCTTCTGAAGGTACTGGTGAAGTACCTGGATATCCTCTGTAAAGGGCAGTGTTGTTGGCTTATTATACTTGGCACTGCTCAATGTGCTCAGAGCTTTGTTGGAAATCAACTCACACCACTTGGAGGTATATAGTTTCCTAAATGTTTCAGTTGCCTTCACCAGTGCTGCATCTTCTGCCATTAGTGCACGACAATGAATGATGTCGCAGATTTTGTTTAGTGTGTGCCCCAATTTCAAAGCCAGGCTTGGTGTATGGTAGGAGAGGCTTTCTTCGTGAAATCCAGCAACTTGCTTCACTGCTTGAACAACTGTTTGAGAGTTTGAGGGCTTTATGGCTTCCTCCAGGCTGTGTACAGAGTAGTTTGCTCGCAGACATACCAGCAGTCGTCCCACTTCTCGGAGCTTTTGTCGAATATGTTTGTACTTTGTGGGATCTTGACCATGTTTATTGTACAGGGACTGGGCCAAATGAACAATAGATAGGTCATTTCGTACAGCAAGGCCAATGTCATCCGTCTTCATTGTGCTAAGAAGCTTCCACATTCCACTCAAGAAGTGTTGACTGAATACGGTATCTTGGGCTGTAGCAAAACACAGAACTCTGGCTCTTCCAGCTTGTTTATCCAGATTGCGATTTTCTGGCCTTAACGAACATCTTCGGACATGTCTCCACAGTTCTTTGCGTGCGTATAAGCCCTGGCAGTGCATACAATGCACAAAGTTTCCAGCCACTGCAGTAGATTTTAGCAcccttttcacttttaattgtcCATTTTCACCTTGGAGTATGGCAATGTTATGATGAAAGTTTCCTCTGTTTcgcattttttcaaacaaagtctTGCGCTCCTGAGAGTGACCAGGGAGGTAAAATGCATATGAAACTTCTGGGTGAGACATGTGTACTTTCAGGTGGCGAGTCAGTCTGCTTTGTGGCttaccacaaacaaaacagtaattTCTATTGGTCAAATTGAGATGTTCTAGagattttttatctttgttctTCACATGCTTATTTGATGAGTCTTTGCTAGAAATTTCTGAATCTGACGTTTCGCCAGCAATGACATCTGTGGGTAAACATTTTGATGTGCCAgcgtcatttggaaaatgtgtgtcCAAACTGTTAGAGTTGTTAGTGGGTAAGGCTGGTATTCCTTCCTTCTGTCGTACTTTAGACTGATGAGGCACCAAAGTCATGCTTGAATCTGAATCCTCATCTGAATCAGGGACATATTTGCTTCCAGAGTTCTGCTCCTCATCCGAGTCTAATATTTCATCCTCTGCTTTCTTCCGTCTGTAGCAGGACAGATGCCAGACTCTTGAACATGCTGTGAACAGAGttagaaaatgttgggtcaaacaaaCAGTGCCAGTTACAGTTTCAACATAACTTCTTTAAACAATTTTCTTCTCTGTACCAATCAGtgctgtattttatattgtgtaagAAGAGTTGCCAGTAATTAAATTGTTACATCATGTCCACAATGCAGACAACTGTTCGGTGGCCAATGGCATCATTTGTTTGGTTTCTGGCTGTATCGTCTAAATTTGGACTCAAAGCAATGCTATCAATATATGGTTTACCTTTGCATCTGTATCCAGTCCATGTAAAAGAAGATATAGGTCCCAAGCATAGAACACACTTGTCAAAGGGTGACAGTGTTGAGACCTCAAGAAGGTGTTTCCAACAGtcctggggggggggtatttatttaaaaagtgatagcaaaatatttaataagcaTATGGGATtgctagcagaaaaaaaacttagatgAACAAATATGTACAAACTCTGACTTCAATTATCAAGCATCCAATGAAGTTTCTCAGagcacaaaaatattgctgatgaCTTGACATGCACAGGAAACAATTGTTGACCGTTAactgtaattgtacttttaattacactcattaaagaagaagtaatttaccttttgagaactggTCTGAGGCTCAAGTGCTGGACTAAGGTCACCCTGGCACAAGGTCAATGTGGAGTcacttgtctccatcatgcactgaaaaaaaaaatacagagaaaatACACACAGGTGTAATCAGActgtttaattactacaaattcactgaagttgcagaaatatgcatgactttgacagtttttaattg harbors:
- the LOC144056613 gene encoding uncharacterized protein LOC144056613 gives rise to the protein MKAFMFEFHFDGRTCCVDAATEDGSLGRLVNDDHINPNATMKYLNVQGKPHLCLFATRDIDPGEEITYNYGDSDWPWRSKEFGQQNTSTSKLTVEETTSTAPTDALKSFQEHSDAEKSAQTSRVEHIEQCMMETRHSSMSLSQNDPSPPHNSSQKHSDAERSAQPSEVEDIEQCMMETRHSSMSLSQSDLSPVRREPLNNSQKHSDAERSTQPSEVEDIEQCMMETRHSSMSLSQSDLSPVRREPLNNSQKHTDTERSAQPLEVEDIEQCMMETSDSTLTLCQGDLSPALEPQTSSQKDCWKHLLEVSTLSPFDKCVLCLGPISSFTWTGYRCKACSRVWHLSCYRRKKAEDEILDSDEEQNSGSKYVPDSDEDSDSSMTLVPHQSKVRQKEGIPALPTNNSNSLDTHFPNDAGTSKCLPTDVIAGETSDSEISSKDSSNKHVKNKDKKSLEHLNLTNRNYCFVCGKPQSRLTRHLKVHMSHPEVSYAFYLPGHSQERKTLFEKMRNRGNFHHNIAILQGENGQLKVKRVLKSTAVAGNFVHCMHCQGLYARKELWRHVRRCSLRPENRNLDKQAGRARVLCFATAQDTVFSQHFLSGMWKLLSTMKTDDIGLAVRNDLSIVHLAQSLYNKHGQDPTKYKHIRQKLREVGRLLVCLRANYSVHSLEEAIKPSNSQTVVQAVKQVAGFHEESLSYHTPSLALKLGHTLNKICDIIHCRALMAEDAALVKATETFRKLYTSKWCELISNKALSTLSSAKYNKPTTLPFTEDIQVLHQYLQKTADSAVSNLMEEATPKNYAEIEIEGNLSFSENENNEGSDSEGSGTEVGGPLCEDGKDLDPASDSMILEQEQNSGGQDKLSHVTSTVGDTVPSTGVLSGKDDADQESEARRQPKKMWSKAEVAAVMRHFGSHIKKGKLASKVECSQCKRAEDPVLSQRTVQNIRDCVRNRITTAKRQAQKRR